The Rhodococcus sp. B50 DNA window CACCGCGGAGACGTAGTGCTCCTCGACGTCGGCATGCGCCGGGTCGGCGAGCAGATCGTCGAGTTCGCCTTCGAGGCGGGTGAGTTCGCGGATCACCGGAAGATCCACGCGCTCGACCGAGGCGGCACCCGATGCGTCGAGATCGACGACGAACACCGCCTTGCGGTGCGAGCGCTCGCCGAAGGAGTACGGCAACGGCGAACCCGAGTACCGGACCGTCTCGCTCACCGTCTGCGGGGAGTGCAGGTGGCCCAGCGCGACATAGTCGGCGCCCTCGAACGACGACGCGGCGACCGTCTCGACACCGCCCACGGAGATGGACCGCTCGGAGTCGCTGGGCTCGCCGCCGACGACGAAGGCGTGGGCCAGGACCACGGTGCGGCCGTCGCGACCCGCGGCGTCGGCGCGCACACGTTCCATCGCCGCGTCGAGGATCTGCTGGTGTGAGCGGGCCTCGGGAACGCCGAGCTCGGACCGGGTGATCTCGGGCTCGAGATACGGGATGCCGTAGAAGCGGACCGGGCCGTGCTCGTCGTGCAGGACGACCGGGTCGTCGATCTGCGACACGCGGGTGATCAGGTGCAGACCGCCGTGCGCCGCGAAGGCGGCGCCGGCTCCGAGCCGGACCGGCGAGTCGTGGTTGCCGGAGGTGGCGACGATGATCGCTCCCGCTTCGCGGATGGCCTCGAGGCCGGCATTGCACACGGCCACCGCGTCGGAACTGGGGATGGACCGGTCGTACACGTCGCCCGGCACGACCACCACGTCGATCCCGCGTTCGACCACGAGGTCGGCGATGGCTCGCAGCGCACGCG harbors:
- a CDS encoding exonuclease SbcCD subunit D, which encodes MRILHTSDWHIGRTFHGVDLLADQARALRAIADLVVERGIDVVVVPGDVYDRSIPSSDAVAVCNAGLEAIREAGAIIVATSGNHDSPVRLGAGAAFAAHGGLHLITRVSQIDDPVVLHDEHGPVRFYGIPYLEPEITRSELGVPEARSHQQILDAAMERVRADAAGRDGRTVVLAHAFVVGGEPSDSERSISVGGVETVAASSFEGADYVALGHLHSPQTVSETVRYSGSPLPYSFGERSHRKAVFVVDLDASGAASVERVDLPVIRELTRLEGELDDLLADPAHADVEEHYVSAVLTDAIRPLDAMRRLQERFSYAVHVEWRRPAGSTEGSYRDKVRGRSDRDIAASFLTDVRSEPSDRECGWIDDALREVDRRRGIGDETDPSWRTDVPA